Within the Paraburkholderia flagellata genome, the region CGTGCTGCGCGTCGGATTGAGAGCCGTCGACGAGAGAATGTCCTGGCCGCCCGTTGCGGACGTATAGCTGTTGTCGACAATAACGGTCAGATTGTCGCTCTTGTTGAAGACGGAGTTTGCGATCCCGCTCGTCAAACCGTTGTGCCAGAACCCACCATCGCCCATCACCGAGATCGCTCGCTTGGCCGCAGGCGCGTTCAGTGCCGAAGCGCTGGCGCCGCCGAGACCGTAGCCCATAGTCGTGCTGCCAAGATTGAACGGTGGCAGGATGGAAAACAGATGGCAGCCGATATCGGCACTCACATGGTGCGGCCCGAGTTCGCGCTCGACCAGCTTCATCGCCGTGAAAATCGGCCGCTCCGGGCAACCTGTACAGAACCCGGGAGGCCGGGCATGCACATTCTCGTCGAGCGGGGAAACCTGGTCGGCGGCGGGAGCTGCCCCATCCGTACCAGGCGCGGAATCAACCGCTGCCGCCACGAGCGGAATCACCTTGCGCGGCTCGGGTGCAAGCACGCCATAGCGCTCGAAAAACGTACGTAGTCCTTTCAACACGGTGGCCGTGTTGTACTCGCCGGCAAGCGGCAACATGTCCTTGCCATGCAGCATCACAGCGCAATCCGTCTGGCGAAGAATCGCGCCGGCGTTTTGCTCGACAAAGTTCGGCTGCCCTTCTTCGATCACGAGCACAGCGCGCTTGCCCGCGCAAAACCGCTGCCACTCGGAGTCGATGAGCGGATAGGCGACGTTCATGACATAAAGCGGGACCTTCGATTCGCCATATACGTCTGCGAGATCCAGACGTTCCAGCGCGCGCAGCACCGTGTTGTAGCTGCCGCCCTGCACGGCGATCCCGATGTCGGCATCGTCAGCAGAGAAAAACTCGTTGAGCTGCCGTTCTTCGATGAACTTCACGGCTGCCGGCCAGCGATGCCTGATCTTTTCCTGCTCATGCAGAAAGCTTGCGGGCGGCAGCACGATGCGGTTGACATCGCGCTCAGGCCTTTCGAGTGCGTCCTTGATCGAGAAAGTCGAGACCCGATTATCCGAGGCGACGAACTGCCCATGCACGTGACACGCACGGATCCGCAGTTGCAGCATGACGGGCGTGTTGCTCGCTTCGGACAAGTCGAAGCCGTCTTTCACGGCCTGAACGATGCATGGCAGGTTCGGGCGCGGATCCAGCAGCCAGATCTGCGACTTCATCGCAAATGCGTGGCTGCGCTCCTGCATGATCGACGAGCCTTCGCCGTAATCTTCGCCGACGATGATGAGCGCGCCGCCCTTCACGCCGCCCGATGCGAGGTTCGCAAGCGCGTCCGACGCGACATTCGTGCCGACCGTCGCCTTGAACGTAACCGCGCCGCGCAGCGGATAGTTCACCGAAGCAGCCAGGGACGCGGCGGCTGTCGCTTCGCTCGCGCTGTTTTCGAAGCGGATACCGTGATCGCTCAGGATATCCTGAGCGTCGGCCAGCACATCCATCAAATGCGATATCGGCGCGCCCTGATAGCCGGCGACATACGCCACGCCGGACTCGAGCAGCGCCTTGGTCACGGCGAGAATCCCCTCGCCGCTGAATACCTCGCCAGCCTGAAGGCGCAGCTTCTTCACTTCCTCTACGAATGACCGCTCGGCCATGGTGTTCCTTGTTGGTGATCCGGTCTGGCATGGCCGCAGGAAGCCATGCGCTCGAATACGCGCTACACGGGAAGCGCCCGATCGCGTGCCCTTCCCGTGGGCCGCGCTCGTTGCACGACCCAGCGGTCCAGATGATCAGGCACTGGCGGCGTTGCCGACCACGGACTGCGCCAACCGCTTGCGGTAGACGAAGTACACGATGGAAACGGCGACCAGCCACGGCACCCCGACGATCCAGGAGATATTCCAGAATTCGGTATCCAGACCCATCGTCACCAGAATCGCACTCAGCAACGCGATCCCCGTGATTTGCGCGATCGGGAACAGCGGCATGCGCACCGGCAGCTTGCGGCCTTGCCATGCGCGACGGAAGCGCAGATGCGTAACCAGGATCACGATCCACACGAAGATGCCGCCGAACAAGGCAATACCGAACAGGTAGTTGTAAGCGAGCGGGCTGAAGAACGACACGCCTGCTGCCGCCAGAATGCCTGCGCCCGAGATCAGCGTGGCAACGAGCGGCGTGCCATTCTCGGTCAGCGAACCGAGCCAGCGCGGTGCATAGCCGCCGCGCGCGAGCGAGAACAACGTGCGCGAGGAGAGGTAGATGTTGGTGTTCATGCTCGAGAGCGCAGCCGTGATCACCACGAAGTTCATCAGCCCCGCGGCGTGCGCAATGCCTGCGTGCGCGAAGAGCTTCACGAAGGGGCTTTGCTGCACCACCTTCGCACCGGCTTCGGTCCACGGGAGGTACGCGACCATGATGCCGAGCGCGAGAATATAGAAAAGCGTGAGGCGCAGAACCATCGAGCGGAGTGCGTTCGGAATGGCACGCGACGGATCTTTTGCTTCGCCGGAGGTCACGGCCACGATTTCCACGCCATAGAACGAGAAGATCGCCATCAGCACGCCCATCCACACGCCGCTGAAGCCGTGCGGCATGAACCCGCCGGGCAAGCCGGTGAGGTTGTGCAGGCCAACGCCCGGCGTCCCCGTTCCGAGGCCGAATACGTGCGCGAGGCCGACCACGATGAAGCCGAGGATCGCCACCACCTTGATCAACGCGAACCAGTACTCGAACGAACCGAAGTTGGTCACCGACCGGCAGTTGATGTAGACGAGTGCAATGCCGAACGCAATGGACCACAGCCACACAGGAATGCCCGGGAACCAGAAGCCCATATAAACGCCAACGGCAATCGCTTCACCGCCGACCGCAACCACCTCGATGATCCAGTACGTGTAACGCACGACGAAGCCGGCCCAGCGGCTCAGGTACAT harbors:
- a CDS encoding thiamine pyrophosphate-dependent enzyme, translating into MAERSFVEEVKKLRLQAGEVFSGEGILAVTKALLESGVAYVAGYQGAPISHLMDVLADAQDILSDHGIRFENSASEATAAASLAASVNYPLRGAVTFKATVGTNVASDALANLASGGVKGGALIIVGEDYGEGSSIMQERSHAFAMKSQIWLLDPRPNLPCIVQAVKDGFDLSEASNTPVMLQLRIRACHVHGQFVASDNRVSTFSIKDALERPERDVNRIVLPPASFLHEQEKIRHRWPAAVKFIEERQLNEFFSADDADIGIAVQGGSYNTVLRALERLDLADVYGESKVPLYVMNVAYPLIDSEWQRFCAGKRAVLVIEEGQPNFVEQNAGAILRQTDCAVMLHGKDMLPLAGEYNTATVLKGLRTFFERYGVLAPEPRKVIPLVAAAVDSAPGTDGAAPAADQVSPLDENVHARPPGFCTGCPERPIFTAMKLVERELGPHHVSADIGCHLFSILPPFNLGSTTMGYGLGGASASALNAPAAKRAISVMGDGGFWHNGLTSGIANSVFNKSDNLTVIVDNSYTSATGGQDILSSTALNPTRSTGHEIERAVRGVGVKWVRTIRRTYDLKSMMASLREALTTGEKGPKVLIAQSECMLNKQRREKPKARAAIAAGERVVRERFGVDSDTCTGDHSCIRLSGCPSLSVKPNPDPLRTDPVATVLDSCVGCGLCGEVSHAAVLCPSFYRAQIVSNPTRMDRLRQRMRERLIGWLQRRDAARRARFTF
- a CDS encoding amino acid permease; protein product: MEETNITAREKGLHKALTQRQIAMIGIGGAIGTGLFMGSGIAIGYAGPGVLISYAIAALIAVIMVFSLAEMAVAHPTAGSFGTYAEMYLSRWAGFVVRYTYWIIEVVAVGGEAIAVGVYMGFWFPGIPVWLWSIAFGIALVYINCRSVTNFGSFEYWFALIKVVAILGFIVVGLAHVFGLGTGTPGVGLHNLTGLPGGFMPHGFSGVWMGVLMAIFSFYGVEIVAVTSGEAKDPSRAIPNALRSMVLRLTLFYILALGIMVAYLPWTEAGAKVVQQSPFVKLFAHAGIAHAAGLMNFVVITAALSSMNTNIYLSSRTLFSLARGGYAPRWLGSLTENGTPLVATLISGAGILAAAGVSFFSPLAYNYLFGIALFGGIFVWIVILVTHLRFRRAWQGRKLPVRMPLFPIAQITGIALLSAILVTMGLDTEFWNISWIVGVPWLVAVSIVYFVYRKRLAQSVVGNAASA